A portion of the Streptomyces sp. NBC_01335 genome contains these proteins:
- a CDS encoding acyl-ACP desaturase: MTITSPHLGSSKAWTDAQLLYALEEVVEKELNRHLKVAKDWMPHEYVPFSDGRNFPGVFDDGEAWAPDQSKVTDIGKIALVVNLLTEDNLPSYHHEIASLFGRDGAWGTWVHRWTAEEGRHGIVMRDYLLTSRAVDPDKLEQFRMAHMAEGFESDNRHSMLHSVAYVAFQELATRVSHRNTGHQSGDPVCDRMLARIATDENLHMVFYRNLLGAAFELAPDLTMQAVRDVVVNFRMPGHGMPGFERAAAQMAIGEIYNMRIHHDDVIQPVLRYLKVMDIDGLGPEGLQAQEELGLYMGGLDSEASKFDEKLAARKARMAARER, translated from the coding sequence GTGACGATCACCTCTCCCCACCTCGGCAGTTCGAAGGCGTGGACCGACGCCCAGCTGCTGTACGCGCTGGAAGAGGTGGTGGAGAAGGAACTCAACCGGCATCTCAAGGTCGCCAAGGACTGGATGCCCCACGAGTACGTCCCGTTCTCCGACGGCCGGAACTTCCCGGGCGTCTTCGACGACGGCGAGGCGTGGGCCCCCGACCAGTCCAAGGTCACGGACATCGGCAAGATCGCTCTCGTGGTGAACCTGCTGACCGAGGACAACCTCCCCAGCTACCACCACGAGATCGCCTCGCTCTTCGGCCGCGACGGCGCCTGGGGCACCTGGGTGCACCGCTGGACGGCCGAGGAGGGCCGCCACGGCATCGTGATGCGCGACTACCTCCTGACCTCGCGCGCGGTCGACCCGGACAAGCTGGAGCAGTTCCGCATGGCGCACATGGCGGAGGGGTTCGAGTCCGACAACCGGCACTCGATGCTGCACTCCGTCGCGTACGTCGCCTTCCAGGAGCTGGCCACCCGCGTCTCGCACCGCAACACGGGCCACCAGTCGGGCGACCCGGTCTGCGACCGGATGCTCGCGCGCATCGCCACCGACGAGAACCTGCACATGGTGTTCTACCGGAACCTCCTGGGCGCCGCCTTCGAGCTGGCCCCGGACCTCACCATGCAGGCCGTGCGGGACGTGGTCGTCAACTTCCGGATGCCGGGACACGGCATGCCCGGGTTCGAACGGGCCGCCGCGCAGATGGCGATCGGCGAGATCTACAACATGCGCATCCACCACGACGACGTGATCCAGCCCGTGCTGCGCTATCTGAAGGTCATGGACATCGACGGGCTCGGCCCGGAGGGGCTCCAGGCGCAGGAGGAGCTCGGCCTGTACATGGGCGGCCTGGACAGCGAGGCGTCGAAGTTCGACGAGAAGCTCGCGGCGCGCAAGGCCCGCATGGCGGCGCGCGAGCGCTGA
- a CDS encoding SsgA family sporulation/cell division regulator, which translates to MSSLIEQPVQARMVASVPRTATLAATLRYDRAHPFAVRIAFPARATLEGSDVSWEFSRELLARGVDAPAGLGDVRVRPFGRERTALEFHAAEGIAMVHVRTSELRRFLRRVQELVPAGDEHRFLDLDRELAEFLGDNH; encoded by the coding sequence TTGTCCAGCCTTATCGAGCAGCCCGTACAGGCCCGCATGGTCGCGTCCGTTCCGCGGACGGCGACGCTGGCCGCCACCTTGCGGTACGACCGCGCCCATCCGTTCGCGGTCCGGATCGCGTTCCCGGCCAGGGCCACGCTGGAGGGCTCGGACGTCTCGTGGGAGTTCTCCCGGGAGCTGCTGGCCCGGGGTGTGGACGCGCCCGCCGGCCTCGGGGACGTACGGGTGCGGCCTTTCGGCCGGGAGCGGACCGCGCTCGAGTTCCACGCCGCGGAGGGCATCGCGATGGTGCACGTCCGCACCTCGGAACTGCGCCGATTCCTCAGGCGTGTACAGGAGTTGGTGCCTGCAGGCGACGAGCACCGATTCCTGGACCTCGACCGCGAGCTGGCGGAGTTCCTGGGCGACAATCACTGA
- a CDS encoding RecQ family ATP-dependent DNA helicase, with amino-acid sequence MVTASSRRLQDVARDVFGWERLRPEQTRAMEAVMERRDTLVVMPTGAGKSAVYQVPGVLLPGPTVVVSPLIALQRDQVQGLLRRAGTDAAAVNSTQTGDENAAVWDRISAGDVDFLFLAPEQLAKDEVVEQLAAAEPALFVVDEAQCVSSWGHDFRPEYLRLGQVIQRIGRPPVLALTASAAAPVRGDIVAHLGMRDVREVVTGFDRPNIHLEVIPFRDAAVKARAVVERAAAEPKPGLVYAATRREAEEYASELSLLGLDVAAYHAGLPAQERGDVHDRFLAGSLDVVVATSAFGMGIDKPDVRFVLHASVPGSLDAYYQEIGRAGRDGEQSRAILAYRPQDLGLQRFFSAGRPDPDTVTQVARTLAEHDGPVHPGDLRAETHLTASRLTAVVNLLEQVDAVHTTVRGDVEPVPGIDPADAAQQAVELGDAHQQLERSRVDMMRGYAESTGCRRRFLLGYFGQVRDESEGCGSCDVCEAAELSREGVAPGPAILAGTGGQIPARAGEETAAGGHPYRPGTRVRHQHWGEGSVMSEEDRSLTVLFQTVGYRTLSLEVVREHGLLDVC; translated from the coding sequence ATGGTGACTGCTTCTTCGCGACGTCTTCAGGACGTCGCGCGGGACGTGTTCGGCTGGGAGCGGCTGCGGCCGGAGCAGACGAGGGCGATGGAAGCGGTGATGGAGCGGCGCGACACCCTGGTGGTGATGCCCACGGGTGCCGGGAAGTCGGCCGTCTACCAGGTTCCGGGGGTGCTGCTTCCGGGTCCGACCGTCGTGGTGTCGCCGCTGATCGCGCTCCAGCGCGACCAGGTCCAGGGGCTGCTGCGCCGCGCGGGGACGGACGCGGCCGCGGTGAACTCGACGCAGACCGGGGACGAGAACGCCGCGGTCTGGGACAGGATCAGCGCGGGGGACGTCGACTTCCTCTTCCTCGCCCCGGAGCAGCTGGCCAAGGACGAGGTGGTCGAGCAGCTCGCGGCCGCGGAGCCGGCGCTGTTCGTCGTGGACGAGGCGCAGTGCGTGTCCTCCTGGGGCCACGACTTCCGGCCCGAGTACCTGAGGCTCGGCCAGGTGATCCAGCGGATCGGGCGTCCTCCGGTGCTCGCCCTCACGGCGAGCGCCGCCGCCCCCGTGCGGGGCGACATCGTCGCGCATCTGGGGATGCGGGACGTGCGGGAGGTCGTCACCGGCTTCGACCGCCCGAACATCCATCTGGAGGTGATCCCGTTCCGGGACGCGGCGGTCAAGGCGCGGGCCGTGGTCGAGCGGGCCGCGGCGGAGCCCAAGCCGGGGCTGGTGTACGCGGCGACGCGGCGCGAGGCCGAGGAGTACGCGAGCGAACTGAGCCTGCTGGGGCTGGACGTGGCGGCGTACCACGCGGGACTTCCCGCACAGGAGCGCGGTGACGTGCACGACCGCTTCCTGGCGGGTTCGCTGGACGTGGTGGTGGCGACGTCCGCGTTCGGGATGGGTATCGACAAGCCGGACGTGCGCTTCGTGCTCCACGCGTCCGTGCCCGGGTCCCTGGACGCCTACTACCAGGAGATAGGCAGGGCCGGACGGGACGGCGAGCAGTCCCGGGCGATCCTCGCGTACCGGCCGCAGGACCTCGGCCTGCAGCGCTTCTTCTCGGCGGGCCGCCCCGATCCGGACACCGTCACCCAGGTGGCGCGCACGCTGGCGGAGCACGACGGCCCCGTGCACCCCGGCGACCTGCGGGCCGAAACGCACCTGACGGCGAGCCGGCTGACGGCGGTCGTCAACCTCCTGGAGCAGGTCGACGCGGTGCACACCACCGTGCGGGGCGACGTGGAACCGGTGCCGGGCATCGACCCTGCCGACGCCGCGCAGCAGGCGGTCGAACTGGGCGACGCCCACCAGCAGCTGGAACGCTCCCGGGTGGACATGATGCGTGGCTACGCGGAGTCCACCGGCTGCCGGCGCCGCTTCCTCCTCGGCTACTTCGGACAGGTCCGGGACGAGTCCGAGGGGTGCGGCTCCTGCGACGTGTGCGAAGCGGCCGAGCTGTCCCGGGAGGGCGTGGCACCCGGTCCGGCGATCCTGGCCGGTACGGGCGGGCAGATACCCGCCCGGGCCGGCGAGGAGACGGCCGCAGGCGGCCACCCCTACCGCCCCGGCACCCGGGTCCGGCACCAGCACTGGGGAGAGGGTTCGGTGATGAGCGAGGAGGACCGGAGCCTGACCGTGCTCTTCCAGACGGTCGGCTACCGCACCCTGTCGCTGGAGGTCGTGCGGGAGCACGGGTTGCTCGACGTGTGCTGA
- a CDS encoding endonuclease V, translated as MTMFAVPADAAEARAVQDSLRDRVVAEDFGPAPGSGHVTGVDVAYDDERDLVVAAAVVLDAATLDVVAETTAVGRVTFPYVPGLLAFREIPTVLAALESLTADPGLVVCDGYGLAHPRRFGLASHLGVLTGLPVIGVAKNPFTFAYEPPGPKRGDSSPLLDGTEEVGRALRTRDETKPVFVSVGHRTTLDTACAHTLALTRGFRQPETTRRADALCRRALREAAG; from the coding sequence ATGACGATGTTCGCCGTGCCCGCCGACGCCGCCGAGGCGCGCGCCGTCCAGGACAGCCTGCGCGACCGGGTGGTGGCCGAGGACTTTGGACCGGCCCCCGGATCGGGCCACGTCACCGGCGTGGACGTCGCCTACGACGACGAGCGGGACCTCGTCGTCGCGGCGGCCGTGGTGCTGGACGCCGCCACCCTCGACGTGGTCGCCGAGACCACCGCCGTGGGCCGGGTCACCTTCCCGTACGTCCCCGGGCTGCTGGCCTTCCGGGAGATACCCACGGTGCTCGCCGCGCTGGAGTCGCTCACGGCCGACCCGGGCCTCGTCGTCTGCGACGGATACGGTCTGGCCCACCCCCGGCGCTTCGGACTCGCCAGCCATCTCGGGGTGCTGACCGGACTCCCCGTCATCGGCGTCGCCAAGAACCCCTTCACCTTCGCGTACGAACCGCCCGGCCCGAAGCGCGGTGACTCCTCCCCGCTGCTGGACGGTACGGAGGAGGTCGGCCGGGCCCTGCGCACCCGGGACGAGACCAAGCCGGTCTTCGTCTCCGTCGGCCACCGGACCACGCTGGACACCGCCTGCGCCCACACCCTGGCGCTGACCCGGGGGTTCCGCCAGCCCGAGACCACCCGCCGGGCCGACGCGCTCTGCCGGCGCGCACTGCGGGAAGCGGCGGGCTGA
- a CDS encoding saccharopine dehydrogenase family protein — protein sequence MKRHHGSERPYDVVLYGATGFVGTLTAAYLAAHAPEGLRWALAGRSREKLERLRGGLAVKGPEPALLVADADDPAALRELALSTRVVATTVGPFLRHGNALVAACARAGTDYLDLTGEAEFIDRTWLDHDGPARETGARLVHACGFDSVPHDLGAYFTVRQLPKGVPLTVDAFVRAHAVFSGGTFASAVNAVGRGPQMLAAARERREREPRLTGRRVRTPLGTPHFSGETGTWALPLPTVDPQIVGRSARALERYGPDFRYRHFASVKHLPVALGGTAGLMTLVAAAQLPFVRDWMTNRYQSGEGPDEERRGRSRFTVRFVGEGGGRRVFTEVSGGDPGYDETARMLGEAALCLALDDLPETSGQVTTAVAMGDALLERLRASGLGFRVAARL from the coding sequence ATGAAGAGGCACCACGGATCCGAACGCCCCTACGACGTCGTCCTGTACGGCGCCACCGGCTTCGTCGGCACGCTGACCGCCGCGTATCTCGCGGCGCACGCTCCCGAGGGGCTGCGCTGGGCGCTGGCCGGGCGCAGTCGCGAGAAGCTGGAGCGGCTGCGCGGCGGACTCGCCGTGAAGGGCCCGGAGCCCGCACTGCTCGTCGCGGACGCCGACGACCCCGCGGCGCTGCGCGAACTCGCCCTGTCCACACGGGTGGTGGCCACCACGGTCGGGCCCTTCCTCCGTCACGGGAACGCGCTCGTCGCGGCCTGCGCCCGGGCCGGAACGGACTACCTGGACCTCACCGGCGAGGCCGAGTTCATCGACCGGACCTGGCTCGACCACGACGGGCCCGCCCGGGAGACCGGGGCGCGCCTGGTGCACGCCTGCGGCTTCGACTCGGTGCCCCACGACCTCGGCGCGTACTTCACCGTCCGGCAGCTGCCCAAGGGCGTGCCGCTGACGGTCGACGCCTTCGTCCGCGCCCACGCGGTGTTCTCCGGCGGTACGTTCGCCTCGGCGGTGAACGCGGTGGGCCGGGGTCCGCAGATGCTGGCCGCCGCCCGGGAACGCCGGGAGCGCGAGCCCCGGCTCACCGGCCGTCGTGTCCGGACCCCGCTGGGGACCCCGCACTTCAGCGGGGAGACCGGGACCTGGGCCCTGCCGCTGCCGACCGTGGACCCGCAGATCGTGGGCCGTTCGGCGCGTGCGCTGGAGCGCTACGGCCCCGACTTCCGCTACCGCCACTTCGCCTCGGTGAAGCACCTGCCGGTCGCGCTGGGGGGCACGGCGGGGCTGATGACCCTGGTCGCGGCAGCTCAACTTCCCTTTGTACGCGATTGGATGACGAATCGTTACCAGTCGGGCGAGGGGCCCGACGAGGAGCGCCGCGGGCGGAGCAGGTTCACCGTCCGGTTCGTCGGGGAGGGCGGGGGCCGGCGGGTCTTCACCGAGGTCTCGGGCGGCGACCCGGGGTACGACGAGACGGCGCGGATGCTGGGCGAGGCCGCTCTCTGCCTCGCCCTGGACGATCTGCCGGAGACCTCGGGCCAGGTGACGACGGCGGTGGCCATGGGCGATGCCCTGCTGGAACGGCTGCGGGCCTCGGGGCTGGGCTTCCGGGTGGCGGCCCGCCTCTGA
- a CDS encoding CaiB/BaiF CoA transferase family protein encodes MAASGNGPLSGVRVVELAGIGPGPFAAMLLADLGADVVRVDRPGGAVLGIDPARDLTNRNKRSVLLDLKTEAGASAVLALAERADILIEGYRPGVAERLGVGPDACLGRNPRLVYGRMTGWGQEGPLAQRAGHDVSYLAPTGTLSMIGRPGEPPAVPANLLGDYAGGSLYLVVGVLAALQHARTPGGSGQVVDAAIVDGAAHLATMIHGMLAADAWQDRRGANLLDGGCPFYGTYATSDDEAMAVGPLEQRFYDEFTALLGVDEELPDRADLARWEELRTAVADRFRSRTRAEWTEVFEGTDACVAPVLSLREAPGHPHLAARATFVEHAGITQPAPAPRFSATPTAVRSAPALPGSGAASVAAEWDVPELLGGRDVPELLGGRDVPQSAGEPPAEASG; translated from the coding sequence ATGGCTGCGTCGGGGAACGGGCCCCTCTCCGGAGTGCGCGTGGTCGAACTGGCGGGCATCGGCCCCGGCCCGTTCGCCGCGATGCTCCTGGCCGACCTCGGCGCCGACGTGGTCCGGGTGGACCGGCCCGGCGGCGCGGTGCTCGGCATCGACCCGGCCCGCGACCTGACCAACCGCAACAAGCGCTCCGTCCTGCTCGACCTCAAGACGGAAGCGGGCGCCTCGGCCGTCCTCGCCCTCGCCGAACGTGCCGACATCCTCATCGAGGGATACCGCCCCGGCGTCGCCGAACGGCTCGGGGTGGGCCCCGACGCCTGCCTCGGCCGCAACCCCCGGCTCGTCTACGGGCGGATGACCGGCTGGGGCCAGGAAGGCCCGCTCGCCCAGCGCGCCGGACACGACGTCTCCTACCTCGCGCCGACCGGCACCCTCTCCATGATCGGCCGCCCCGGCGAACCCCCGGCCGTCCCGGCCAACCTGCTCGGCGACTACGCGGGCGGCTCCCTCTACCTCGTGGTCGGCGTGCTCGCCGCCCTCCAGCACGCCCGTACCCCCGGCGGGAGCGGCCAAGTCGTGGACGCCGCGATCGTCGACGGCGCGGCCCACCTCGCCACCATGATCCACGGCATGCTGGCGGCCGACGCCTGGCAGGACCGGCGCGGCGCCAACCTCCTCGACGGCGGCTGCCCCTTCTACGGCACGTACGCGACCTCGGACGACGAGGCCATGGCGGTCGGGCCGCTGGAACAGCGGTTCTACGACGAGTTCACGGCGCTCCTCGGCGTCGACGAAGAGCTGCCCGACCGTGCGGACCTCGCCCGCTGGGAGGAGCTGCGCACCGCGGTCGCGGACCGGTTCCGTAGCCGTACCCGCGCCGAGTGGACCGAGGTGTTCGAGGGCACCGACGCCTGCGTCGCCCCGGTCCTCTCCCTCCGCGAGGCGCCCGGGCACCCGCATCTCGCCGCCCGCGCCACCTTCGTGGAGCACGCCGGGATCACCCAGCCCGCCCCCGCCCCGCGCTTCTCCGCCACCCCCACCGCCGTGCGGAGCGCCCCCGCCCTGCCCGGCAGCGGCGCCGCGTCGGTGGCGGCGGAGTGGGACGTGCCGGAACTGCTCGGGGGACGGGACGTGCCGGAACTGCTCGGGGGCCGGGACGTGCCGCAGTCGGCCGGCGAACCGCCGGCGGAGGCTTCCGGGTGA